In a single window of the Thermus sp. LT1-2-5 genome:
- a CDS encoding sugar ABC transporter permease → MTLGQPGKFLSPQNLWNLSVQTAVVAILVGGMVLVIVARQIDLSVGSLLGFTGMTMALLQAVPPIGQAWPWPLALMVGLALGTGAGLLQGYLIAYLGAPSFIVTMAGLLVFRNLAYLIAEGRTIGPLQDGFLILGGGLQGSLGPFWSGIVTLSALAYTLWVVWRGRWLRQRHGLAVRPLWVDGVVSIFLVAVYAGFLWVMNSFPHPVTGKGRGIPVPVLLALGVLVFLHWLSQRTRFGRYVYAIGGNPEAALLAGIPVRRVQVLVFGLMGFLAALAGAVQAARLAFVPTGMGTLLELYVIAAAVVGGTSLAGGSGTILGAALGALIMSSLQNGLVLMGVPTEWQNLILGVVLVAAAVWNARFHRRRA, encoded by the coding sequence ATGACCTTAGGCCAACCCGGGAAGTTTCTGAGCCCCCAAAATCTCTGGAACCTTTCCGTGCAAACTGCGGTGGTGGCCATCCTAGTGGGAGGCATGGTCTTGGTCATTGTGGCTCGGCAGATTGACCTTAGCGTGGGGTCGCTTTTGGGATTTACCGGTATGACCATGGCCCTTTTGCAGGCAGTACCCCCTATCGGGCAAGCGTGGCCTTGGCCCCTGGCGCTTATGGTGGGCCTGGCATTGGGGACCGGGGCTGGTCTTCTGCAAGGCTACCTAATTGCTTATCTTGGGGCACCTTCGTTCATTGTAACCATGGCCGGGCTACTCGTTTTCCGCAACCTCGCTTACCTAATCGCCGAGGGTAGGACCATAGGCCCCCTCCAAGACGGGTTCCTCATCTTGGGCGGGGGGCTTCAAGGTTCCCTTGGGCCTTTTTGGTCCGGCATCGTAACCCTCTCCGCCTTGGCTTATACCCTCTGGGTAGTGTGGCGGGGACGGTGGCTTAGGCAACGCCATGGCCTCGCTGTCCGTCCTCTCTGGGTGGATGGTGTTGTGAGCATTTTCCTGGTGGCGGTCTACGCAGGTTTCCTCTGGGTGATGAACAGTTTCCCCCACCCCGTTACGGGCAAAGGCCGGGGAATTCCTGTGCCGGTGCTCCTCGCCCTTGGGGTTCTGGTTTTCCTTCATTGGCTGTCCCAGCGTACTCGTTTTGGGCGATATGTCTACGCCATTGGCGGCAACCCTGAAGCCGCCCTCTTGGCGGGGATTCCCGTGCGCCGTGTCCAGGTTTTGGTGTTCGGCTTGATGGGCTTTCTGGCCGCACTGGCTGGGGCGGTACAAGCTGCGCGGCTTGCGTTTGTTCCCACGGGCATGGGAACCCTTTTGGAACTCTACGTCATCGCGGCAGCGGTGGTGGGGGGTACCTCGCTAGCTGGGGGCAGTGGTACCATCCTTGGAGCTGCTTTGGGGGCACTGATTATGTCTAGCCTGCAAAACGGATTGGTCTTAATGGGCGTTCCCACGGAGTGGCAAAACCTGATCTTGGGCGTGGTTCTGGTAGCTGCAGCCGTGTGGAACGCTCGCTTTCACCGGAGGCGGGCATGA
- a CDS encoding ATP-binding cassette domain-containing protein gives MSLPLLRAENISLRFGGLQALDQVSFDLYEGEVHSLVGHNGAGKTTFIRVLSGVYAPQGGRLLLRVGQGLEEVRFASPRDAQRFGIETIHQNLALADNLDAVANVFLGREQVRRLSLDEEAMESEARKVVERVGARLPSLRVPVHRLSGGQRQAVAIARALLFRARVLIMDEPTAALGPGETARVKGLIRTLRDEGLGIILISHDLHDVFDLSDRITVMKGGRVVGTVRAQESSQEEVLGMILAGELRRSAGV, from the coding sequence ATGAGCTTGCCTTTGCTCCGTGCAGAAAACATTTCCTTGCGTTTCGGTGGGCTGCAAGCTTTGGACCAAGTTTCCTTTGATCTTTACGAGGGCGAGGTCCATAGCTTGGTGGGGCATAACGGGGCGGGGAAGACCACCTTTATCCGGGTCCTCTCCGGGGTCTACGCCCCACAGGGGGGTAGGCTTCTCCTACGGGTAGGCCAGGGATTGGAAGAAGTGCGTTTTGCTTCACCTCGGGATGCTCAGCGCTTTGGAATCGAAACCATACACCAGAACCTGGCCTTGGCAGACAACTTGGATGCGGTGGCCAACGTCTTCTTGGGTCGGGAGCAGGTTCGTCGCCTTTCTCTGGATGAGGAAGCCATGGAATCCGAGGCCCGCAAGGTTGTGGAGCGGGTAGGGGCTAGGCTTCCTTCCCTTAGGGTTCCCGTGCACCGGCTATCAGGCGGGCAGCGTCAAGCGGTGGCCATCGCCCGGGCTCTGCTCTTCCGGGCTCGGGTGCTTATCATGGACGAACCCACAGCCGCTTTGGGTCCTGGGGAAACGGCTCGGGTGAAAGGGCTTATCCGCACCCTTCGGGACGAGGGATTGGGCATTATCCTAATCAGCCACGATCTCCACGATGTCTTTGACCTTAGTGACCGGATCACGGTGATGAAGGGAGGAAGAGTGGTGGGAACTGTACGGGCGCAGGAGAGCTCGCAGGAAGAGGTATTAGGGATGATTTTGGCGGGAGAGCTTAGGAGGTCGGCCGGGGTTTGA
- a CDS encoding ROK family transcriptional regulator has protein sequence MPNAYEVPKGGTRLLRRWHKARILDLLRKEPGLSRSDLAKQLELSPSAVTEAVTELLEEGLILERPLPPQGQGRPSIALEVEGETNVVLAWEIDVDRMAVALMSLGGAVRAKTLLPPAPKDPDEAISLLAEATRPLISEKRVLGVGVTVPGLVEPEEGHLTLAPNLGWQDMALGEMVRETMVDLGLPEVPLVVENEANAAAYGLYALGGWEVDHCVYLNLGVGVGGGVVVDRKVYHGARFHAGEVGHIPLNPEGPACGCGKQGCAEVYLSFRRWKASPSEALLSEMAEKLAHLCAIVLSTLDPALVVLGGPLAEATGEALLLEVRLRLPRYALRVHSPDQVVLSPFGREAALLGAGALAATHFIEQMAFAEVV, from the coding sequence ATGCCCAATGCATACGAGGTCCCTAAAGGTGGAACGCGGCTACTTCGCCGCTGGCACAAGGCAAGGATCCTGGACTTGTTACGCAAAGAGCCCGGCCTCTCTCGGAGTGATCTGGCAAAGCAGTTAGAGCTTTCCCCTTCTGCTGTTACCGAGGCTGTGACCGAGCTTCTGGAAGAGGGGCTCATCTTGGAGCGGCCCCTTCCTCCCCAGGGCCAGGGCCGGCCCTCCATCGCCCTCGAGGTGGAGGGGGAAACGAACGTGGTGTTGGCCTGGGAAATAGATGTGGACCGCATGGCGGTAGCCCTTATGAGTCTGGGGGGCGCGGTGCGGGCCAAGACCCTTCTTCCTCCGGCGCCGAAGGACCCGGATGAGGCCATTAGCCTCTTAGCAGAAGCGACGAGACCCCTGATTTCCGAGAAGCGGGTACTGGGCGTGGGCGTCACGGTGCCGGGCCTTGTGGAGCCCGAAGAGGGGCACTTGACCCTGGCGCCCAACCTGGGCTGGCAGGACATGGCCCTAGGGGAGATGGTTCGAGAAACCATGGTGGACCTGGGGCTCCCCGAGGTCCCCCTGGTGGTGGAGAACGAAGCGAATGCGGCCGCCTACGGCCTTTACGCCTTGGGGGGATGGGAGGTGGACCACTGCGTGTACCTCAACCTAGGCGTGGGCGTGGGGGGTGGGGTGGTGGTGGACCGTAAGGTCTACCATGGGGCCCGCTTCCACGCCGGGGAGGTGGGCCACATTCCCCTGAACCCCGAAGGCCCTGCCTGTGGTTGTGGCAAACAGGGGTGCGCCGAGGTATATTTGAGCTTTCGCAGGTGGAAGGCCAGTCCCTCGGAGGCGCTCTTGTCCGAGATGGCGGAAAAGCTCGCCCACCTTTGTGCCATCGTGTTGAGCACGCTAGACCCAGCCCTTGTTGTTTTGGGAGGACCCTTGGCGGAGGCGACGGGGGAGGCGCTCCTTCTGGAAGTGCGGCTTAGGCTTCCTCGCTACGCCCTGCGGGTTCACAGCCCAGATCAGGTGGTGCTTTCCCCCTTCGGCCGGGAAGCCGCCCTTTTGGGAGCAGGCGCCTTGGCGGCTACCCACTTCATAGAGCAGATGGCTTTTGCGGAGGTGGTGTAA
- the xylA gene encoding xylose isomerase: MYEPKPEHKFTFGLWTVGNVGRDPFGDAVRERLDPVYVVHKLAELGVYGVNLHDEDLIPRGTPPRERDEIVRRFKKALEETGLRVPMVTANLFSDPAFKDGALTSPDPWVRAYALRKSLETMDLGAELGAEIYVVWPGREGAEVEATGKSRHVWAWVREALNYMAAYAEDQGYGYRFALEPKPNEPRGDIYFATVGSMLAFIYTLDRPERFGLNPEFAHETMAGLNFVHAVAQVLEAGKLFHIDLNDQRMSRFDQDLRFGAENLKAAFFLVDLLEQSGYQGPRHFDAHALRTEDEEGVWAFAKGCMRTYLILKEKARAFRQDPEVQALLAEYYRKDERALAFLGPYSRDKAEALKRADLPLEALRRRGYALERLDQLAVEYLLGVRG, from the coding sequence GTGTACGAACCGAAGCCGGAACACAAGTTTACCTTTGGCCTCTGGACAGTGGGCAACGTAGGCCGTGATCCTTTTGGGGATGCGGTTCGGGAGAGGTTGGACCCGGTATATGTGGTCCATAAATTGGCAGAACTAGGCGTATACGGGGTGAACCTTCATGACGAGGATCTGATCCCCAGGGGTACACCGCCTCGGGAACGCGACGAGATCGTGCGTCGCTTTAAGAAGGCCCTCGAGGAAACCGGCTTGCGGGTGCCCATGGTGACGGCTAACCTCTTTTCTGATCCCGCTTTCAAAGATGGCGCTTTGACAAGCCCAGACCCCTGGGTTAGGGCCTACGCCCTGCGCAAAAGCCTGGAAACCATGGACCTGGGGGCGGAGCTGGGGGCGGAGATCTACGTGGTGTGGCCGGGTAGGGAAGGGGCAGAGGTGGAGGCCACGGGCAAGAGCCGCCACGTCTGGGCGTGGGTGCGGGAAGCCCTCAACTACATGGCCGCCTACGCCGAGGACCAGGGCTACGGGTACCGCTTTGCCCTGGAGCCTAAACCGAACGAGCCCAGGGGCGATATCTACTTCGCTACCGTGGGCAGCATGTTGGCCTTCATCTACACCCTGGACCGTCCCGAACGCTTTGGCCTCAACCCAGAGTTCGCTCACGAAACCATGGCGGGGCTCAACTTCGTCCACGCCGTGGCCCAGGTTCTCGAGGCCGGCAAACTTTTCCACATCGACCTCAACGACCAGCGCATGAGTCGGTTTGACCAGGATCTGCGCTTTGGAGCGGAGAACCTAAAGGCCGCGTTCTTCTTGGTGGATCTTTTGGAGCAATCCGGCTACCAAGGGCCACGGCATTTTGACGCCCACGCCCTGAGGACGGAGGACGAGGAGGGGGTTTGGGCTTTTGCCAAGGGATGCATGCGCACGTACCTCATCCTGAAGGAGAAGGCCCGCGCCTTCCGCCAGGATCCCGAGGTCCAAGCGCTGCTTGCGGAGTATTACCGGAAGGACGAGAGGGCCTTGGCCTTCCTTGGCCCCTACAGCCGGGACAAAGCCGAGGCCCTGAAGCGCGCGGATCTTCCCTTAGAAGCCTTAAGGCGACGCGGGTACGCTTTGGAGCGGTTGGACCAGCTGGCGGTGGAGTACCTCTTGGGGGTTCGCGGATGA
- the xylB gene encoding xylulokinase translates to MKVVLGLDLGTSGLKGVALDPRGQKLAEARAPYPLHVPRPGWTEQDPHDWARALREVLQALTSQLPQVEVVAIGLSGQMHGAVFLDRAGQPLLPAPLWNDQRTAEEAKRIEEVIPRPELIRRTGNPAITGFQLPKILWLRHQHPDLFRQVYKVLLPKDYLGFLLTGKLATEYSDASGVGAMAIREKVWDEDLLGALGLSSALFPELGESHRVVGGLRPEWASAVGLKAGTPVVAGAGDNAAAAIGLGVSRHRRGVGSLSLGTSGVIFLPLEEPVADPEGRIHLFCHADGAYHLLGVTLSAAGSLEWLRGLFPEVSLETLLKEAEQAPLGALGLYFLPFLAGERSPYLEPRLRGAFLGLSLAHERGHLVRAVLEGVALSLGVVYEAMRSLAQVEMFLVTGGGSASDLWLGLLGGVLQVPLYRVAGEEGAARGAAILAMVGGGVYQDLEAALRATRLTEVAAPPAITGVRQLLPEYEAWVAALLERYRRV, encoded by the coding sequence ATGAAAGTGGTTCTGGGGTTGGACCTGGGCACGAGCGGCCTCAAAGGGGTGGCTTTGGACCCCAGGGGCCAGAAGCTCGCTGAGGCCCGGGCTCCTTACCCACTGCACGTCCCAAGACCCGGGTGGACCGAGCAGGACCCCCATGACTGGGCCAGGGCTTTGCGGGAGGTTCTCCAGGCCCTCACCTCCCAGCTCCCCCAGGTGGAGGTGGTGGCCATTGGACTCTCGGGCCAGATGCACGGGGCTGTTTTCCTGGACCGTGCGGGCCAGCCCCTGCTCCCTGCCCCTCTGTGGAACGATCAACGCACCGCTGAGGAGGCCAAAAGGATAGAGGAGGTTATTCCGCGCCCCGAGCTCATCCGGCGCACGGGTAATCCAGCCATCACCGGGTTCCAGCTTCCAAAGATCCTTTGGTTGCGGCACCAACATCCCGACCTTTTCCGCCAGGTTTACAAGGTGCTGCTGCCTAAGGATTACCTGGGCTTCCTTCTGACCGGGAAACTGGCCACGGAGTACTCCGACGCCTCTGGGGTGGGAGCCATGGCCATCCGGGAAAAGGTCTGGGACGAAGACCTCCTCGGTGCCCTGGGTTTGTCCTCCGCCCTTTTCCCGGAGCTAGGGGAAAGCCACCGCGTGGTGGGTGGTCTGCGCCCAGAGTGGGCTTCGGCGGTGGGGTTAAAAGCCGGTACCCCGGTGGTGGCGGGGGCGGGAGATAACGCCGCTGCCGCTATCGGTCTGGGCGTTTCTCGGCACCGCCGGGGGGTTGGGAGCCTTTCCTTGGGTACCAGCGGGGTGATCTTCCTTCCCCTCGAGGAACCCGTGGCCGATCCCGAGGGCCGGATCCATCTGTTCTGCCATGCCGATGGCGCCTACCACCTCCTGGGAGTGACCCTGAGCGCCGCGGGGAGCTTGGAGTGGTTGCGCGGGCTCTTCCCGGAGGTTTCCTTAGAGACTCTTCTGAAAGAGGCGGAACAAGCGCCCCTAGGGGCTTTAGGGCTTTACTTTCTCCCGTTTTTGGCCGGGGAGCGGAGCCCCTATCTGGAGCCTAGGCTTCGGGGAGCTTTTCTGGGCCTTTCCCTGGCTCATGAACGTGGCCACCTGGTACGGGCTGTCTTGGAGGGGGTGGCTTTAAGCCTGGGAGTCGTTTACGAGGCCATGCGCTCTTTGGCCCAAGTGGAAATGTTTTTGGTCACAGGAGGCGGTTCGGCTTCGGATCTTTGGCTTGGCCTCTTGGGCGGGGTCTTACAGGTTCCCCTTTACCGGGTGGCGGGGGAAGAGGGAGCAGCGCGGGGGGCTGCCATTTTGGCCATGGTGGGAGGGGGGGTTTACCAAGACCTCGAGGCCGCCCTTAGGGCCACGCGGCTTACGGAGGTGGCGGCGCCCCCGGCGATCACGGGAGTCCGTCAGCTTCTCCCGGAATACGAGGCTTGGGTGGCCGCGCTTCTGGAACGTTACCGGAGGGTATAG
- a CDS encoding M24 family metallopeptidase, giving the protein MLHEHWQRLRSWMETQGFSRFFVARPENFSWLTGGSNTLGWGEGVAYLEVGEKLVLHTTRIEHPRMVEEEVPGLPVKVHPWYAFPPPESPNDYEHDLTPLRLVLSQEAQEAFRRLGREAAEAVGEVVRAAKPTWKEEELAGSLAEALWGLGIRPQLLLVAGEERLFRHRHPLPKDRPLGRSFMAVVCAERGGLVANLTRMANLGDAEVEARYRKVLEVEAVALASSRPGVRLGEVFAALQAAYARVGFPSAWEEHHQGGVGGYRSREAIAVPNHPLVLEEGMALAWNPSLPGAKVEDTFLLTGEGLVNLTEDSRWPQVWVAERARPDLWRGGW; this is encoded by the coding sequence GTGCTACACGAGCATTGGCAGAGGTTGCGCTCCTGGATGGAAACGCAGGGGTTTTCCCGCTTTTTTGTGGCTCGCCCCGAGAACTTTTCTTGGCTTACGGGGGGCAGCAACACCCTAGGGTGGGGGGAGGGGGTGGCCTATCTGGAGGTGGGGGAAAAGCTTGTCCTGCACACCACTCGAATAGAACACCCGCGCATGGTGGAGGAGGAGGTCCCTGGGCTTCCCGTGAAGGTACACCCATGGTACGCCTTTCCCCCACCGGAAAGCCCTAACGATTACGAGCACGATCTCACACCCCTGCGGCTTGTCCTTAGCCAGGAGGCGCAGGAGGCATTTCGCCGCCTGGGGCGGGAGGCGGCGGAGGCTGTTGGCGAGGTGGTGCGGGCCGCTAAGCCCACATGGAAGGAAGAGGAGCTAGCGGGAAGCTTGGCGGAGGCCCTGTGGGGATTGGGGATCCGTCCCCAGCTCCTGTTGGTGGCGGGGGAAGAGCGGCTCTTTCGGCACCGCCACCCCTTACCCAAGGACCGACCCTTGGGGCGGAGTTTCATGGCGGTGGTGTGCGCCGAGCGGGGCGGGTTGGTGGCCAACCTAACGCGGATGGCGAACCTGGGGGATGCCGAGGTGGAGGCTCGTTACAGGAAGGTCTTGGAGGTGGAGGCGGTGGCGTTGGCCTCTTCTAGACCCGGGGTTAGGTTGGGGGAGGTTTTCGCCGCTTTGCAAGCTGCGTATGCGCGGGTGGGTTTTCCTTCGGCTTGGGAGGAGCACCACCAGGGGGGAGTGGGGGGGTACCGTTCCCGGGAGGCCATCGCGGTTCCTAACCATCCTTTGGTTTTGGAGGAAGGGATGGCTCTTGCTTGGAACCCTAGCCTGCCTGGGGCCAAGGTGGAGGATACGTTCCTCCTCACCGGAGAAGGGCTTGTCAACCTTACCGAGGATTCCCGTTGGCCCCAGGTGTGGGTGGCAGAAAGGGCGAGGCCCGACCTTTGGAGGGGCGGATGGTAA
- a CDS encoding Gfo/Idh/MocA family oxidoreductase: MVRVGLVGAGWWSREVHAPAFHGAGARIQGVYAPGSLRAQSLAEAYGAKVYEDYGVFLQDVDAVAIATPDATHVPLALEAVRQGKHLFLEKPVAVNLEEAETLLHAVQAQGVVAMTALTARADWAAESALAYREQLGNIVAFRGAFWADYLADPQAPLPWRATLAGGGPAGVVGDLGAHLFDLAAWLLGAPIERVRAQVATVFPGRENPDLAGILAQAGGALGVLELSRVHPVRPQRLYLELEGEKGALRVVPSLAGRADEAQLFWAPRPGAWAPLPLEPSLLRGRNPEEPWGLFHFRELVRRFLQAVSQGSTATPSLRDGVVAQAVIQAVLDSARGGCEREVVYV; encoded by the coding sequence ATGGTAAGGGTTGGTTTGGTGGGTGCCGGATGGTGGTCCCGGGAAGTACACGCCCCTGCGTTTCACGGGGCCGGGGCCAGGATCCAGGGCGTTTACGCTCCCGGAAGCCTTCGGGCTCAGTCCTTGGCGGAGGCATATGGGGCCAAGGTCTATGAAGACTATGGAGTCTTCTTGCAGGATGTGGACGCCGTGGCTATCGCCACTCCGGACGCCACTCACGTCCCCCTGGCCCTCGAGGCGGTGCGGCAAGGCAAGCACCTGTTCTTGGAAAAGCCAGTGGCGGTGAACTTAGAGGAGGCCGAGACGCTTTTGCATGCGGTCCAGGCCCAGGGAGTGGTGGCCATGACCGCCCTTACTGCCCGGGCGGATTGGGCAGCGGAGAGCGCCCTCGCCTACCGCGAGCAGTTGGGGAACATTGTTGCCTTTCGGGGCGCCTTTTGGGCGGATTACTTGGCCGATCCCCAGGCACCCCTTCCTTGGCGGGCGACGTTGGCAGGTGGGGGTCCTGCGGGGGTGGTGGGGGATCTGGGGGCACATCTTTTTGATCTCGCGGCCTGGCTTTTGGGTGCCCCTATAGAGAGGGTCCGGGCCCAGGTGGCGACCGTATTTCCGGGGAGGGAGAACCCGGATTTGGCCGGGATTTTGGCCCAAGCGGGGGGTGCGTTGGGCGTCTTGGAGCTTTCGCGGGTTCACCCGGTGCGGCCGCAACGCCTTTATCTGGAACTGGAAGGGGAAAAGGGCGCCTTGCGGGTGGTACCTTCTCTAGCGGGAAGGGCAGATGAAGCGCAACTCTTCTGGGCCCCCAGGCCCGGAGCATGGGCGCCTCTTCCCCTTGAGCCTTCCCTGCTTCGGGGGAGAAACCCTGAGGAGCCTTGGGGGCTTTTTCACTTTCGAGAGCTAGTCCGCCGCTTTTTGCAGGCTGTGTCCCAGGGATCAACGGCTACCCCTTCCCTGCGCGACGGGGTGGTGGCCCAGGCGGTCATCCAGGCAGTTCTGGACAGCGCTCGAGGGGGATGCGAAAGGGAGGTAGTTTATGTTTGA